In Thermus aquaticus, the sequence GCGCAGGCCGAGGTGGGGTAGAAGATGGGGGTTGGCGCGGGCGGTCAGGCCGCAAGGCCTATCTTGCAGCGTTCCACGCCCCTCAGGGAGTCCACACGGGAGAGGAAGGCCACCAGGATGAGAGCCAAAAGACCCCACAGAGGGTACTGCCGGTTGCGGGCCCGGGGGTCGGGGATCTGGGATAGAGCCTCACGCAGGGTCATGCCCCTCCTTTACTCCACGAGCCGCATATCGGTCAAGTCTGCCGCGCCCCCTCGCTCAAGGAGGTAAGAAGCTATCGTAAAAGTCCTCCAGGGGCAGTTACGCGGCCCTGGCTAGCCGCTTCACCAACAATCGTAGCATGCCCAGATAGACCCAGGCCTCGCTTACCAGAGGGTTCTCCTCATAGTCCTTGGCAAGACGCCGGTTCCGCCCCAGCCAGGCAAAGGTCCTCTCCACCACCCACCTCTTAGGTAAAGGCTTGAACCCACGCTCCCGCGGAATCTCCGGCACCTCCGCCCNNNNNNNNNNNNNNNNNNNNNNNNNNNNNNNNNNNNNNNNNNNNNNNNNNNNNNNNNNNNNNNNNNNNNNNNNNNNNNNNNNNNNNNNNNNNNNNNNNNNNNNNNNNNNNNNNNNNNNNNNNNNNNNNNNNNNNNNNNNNNNNNNNNNNNNNNNNNNNNNNNNNNNNNNNNNNNNNNNNNNNNNNNNNNNNNNNNNNNNNNNNNNNNNNNNNNNNNNNNNNNNNNNNNNNNNNNNNNNNNNNNNNNNNNNNNNNNNNNNNNNNNNNNNNNNNNNNNNNNNNNNNNNNNNNNNNNNNNNNNNNNNNNNNNNNNNNNNNNNNNNNNNNNNNNNNNNNNNNNNNNNNNNNNNNNNNNNNNNNNNNNNNNNNNNNNNNNNNNNNNNNNNNNNNNNNNNNNNNNNNNNNNNNNNNNNNNNNNNNNNNNNNNNNNNNNNNNNNNNNNNNNNNNNNNNNNNNNNNNNNNNNNNNNNNNNNNNNNNNNNNNNNNNNNNNNNNNNNNNNNNNNNNNNNNNNNNNNNNNNNNNNNNNNNNNNNNNNNNNNNNNNNNNNNNNNNNNNNNNNNNNNNNNNNNNNNNNNNNNNNNNNNNNNNNNNNNNNNNNNNNNNNNNNNNNNNNNNNNNNNNNNNNNNNNNNNNNNNNNNNNNNNNNNNNNNNNNNNNNNNNNNNNNNNNNNNNNNNNNNNNNNNNNNNNNNNNNNNNNNNNNNNNNNNNNNNNNNNNNNNNNNNNNNNNNNNNNNNNNNNNNNNNNNNNNNNNNNNNNNNNNNNNNNNNNNNNNNNNNNNNNNNNNNNNNNNNNNNNNNNNNNNNNNNNNNNNNNNNNNNNNNNNNNNNNNNNNNNNNNNNNNNNNNNNNNNNNNNNNNNNNNNNNNNNNNNNNNNNNNNNNNNNNNNNNNNNNNNNNNNNNNNNNNNNNNNNNNNNNNNNNNNNNNNNNNNNNNNNNNNNNNNNNNNNNNNNNNNNNNNNNNNNNNNNNNNNNNNNNNNNNNNNNNNNNNNNNNNNNNNNNNNNNNNNNNNNNNNNNNNNNNNNNNNNNNNNNNNNNNNNNNNNNNNNNNNNNNNNNNNNNNNNNNNNNNNNNNNNNNNNNNNNNNNNNNNNNNNNNNNNNNNNNNNNNNNNNNNNNNNNNNNNNNNNNNNNNNNNNNNNNNNNNNNNNNNNNNNNNNNNNNNNNNNNNNNNNNNNNNNNNNNNNNNNNNNNNNNNNNNNNNNNNNNNNNNNNNNNNNNNNNNNNNNNNNNNNNNNNNNNNNNNNNNNNNNNNNNNNNNNNNNNNNNNNNNNNNNNNNNNNNNNNNNNNNNNNNNNNNNNNNNNNNNNNNNNNNNNNNNNNNNNNNNNNNNNNNNNNNNNNNNNNNNNNNNNNNNNNNNNNNNNNNNNNNNNCCGAAGCGGTGCACCAGGGCCGCCCCCAGGGCCAAAAGCCCCGCCGCCAGAGCGAAGGCCTCCAGGGAAGGGGGCAACAGACCCTCCGCTCCAGGGCCACCCAGGTGGGGCGGTGGTGGGCCAGGGCGGCCAGGAGGGCTTGGCGGCCTTCCGGGGTGTTGGGGAAGCGGAGTCGGGTGGGCTTGGCGGTGGTGGAGACCAGGGCCAGGTCCAGGTGGGGCTTGCTGATGTCAATGCCTGCGCAGAGCATGGTCCTTCTCCTTTGGGTAGACTGAGGGAGGTGGCCACCCGACCCCGTGGGCCGTCCATGTGGATGCGGTCTTTGACGACCGGGATACTGTGCGGCGGGGAGGCCGGGGCGGGTGGCTACCGATCAAAGTCGCGGGCGTGGGAGCCCGGCAACATAGGCGGTAGGACCTCCCTCAGAGGGCAAGATACATTGCAACATGGGGTGCTCAAGTCGGGGCTGTGGAAGGGCTTTTCTGGGGCCCCCACCGCGGCTTTTGCCGCGGCGGGGTACTTAGCGGGACATCCTTCCCCACAACCTCCCCTAAACTTGGGTTTAGGAGCCGCTTCTTCCTAGGGTCGGACTTCGCCCACCTTTTTTATCAATCAACTTGACAATATCCATGTTAGGTGATATGCTAGCTTTAGCGAGAGGAGGTAGGGGATGAACCTGGAACGCTGGACCCAAGCCGCCCGCGAAGCCCTGGCCCAGGCCCAGGTCCTGGCCCGGAAGCTTCAGCACCAGGCCATAGACACCCCCCACCTCTGGGCCGTCCTGCTGAAGGACCCTGGAGGGCTTCCCTGGCGGCTTTTGGAGAAGGCCGGGGCCGACCCCAAGGCCCTGAAGGAGCTCATGGAGCGGGAGCTTTCCCGCCTCCCCAAGGTGGAGGGGGCCGAGGGCGGGCAGTACCTGACGACCCGGCTTTCCGGGGCCTTTAACCGGGCCGAGGCCCTGATGGAGGAGCTCAAGGACCGCTTTGTGGCCCTGGACACCCTGGTCCTGGCCTTGGCCGAGGCCACCCCGGGCCTTCCCGGCCTCGAGCCCCTGAAACGAGCCCTTTTGGAACTCAGAGGAGGTAAGACCGTGCAGACGGAACACGCGGAGAGCACCTACAACGCTTTGGAGCAGTACGGCATTGACCTGACGGCCTTGGCCGCCCAGGGCAAGCTGGACCCGGTCATCGGCCGGGACGAGGAGATCCGGCGCACCATCCAGATCCTCCTCCGGCGCACCAAGAACAACCCGGTCCTGATCGGCGAGCCCGGCGTGGGCAAGACGGCCATCGTGGAGGGCCTCGCCCAGCGCATCGTCAAAGGGGACGTGCCCGAGGGCCTCAAGGGCAAGCGCATCATCTCCTTGCAGATGGGCTCCCTCCTGGCCGGGGCCAAGTACCGGGGCGAGTTTGAGGAGCGCCTGAAGGCGGTCATCCAGGAGGTGGTGGCGAGCCAGGGGGAGATCATCCTCTTCATTGACGAGATCCACACCGTGGTGGGCGCCGGCAAGGCCGAGGGGGCCGTGGACGCCGGCAACATGCTGAAGCCCGCCCTGGCCCGCGGGGAGCTCAGGCTCATCGGGGCCACCACCTTGGACGAGTACCGGGAGATTGAGAAGGACCCCGCCCTGGAGAGGCGCTTCCAGCCCGTCTACGTGGAAGAGCCCAGCGTGGAGGACACCATCTCCATCCTGCGGGGCATCAAGGAGAAGTACGAGGTCCACCACGGGGTGCGCATCTCCGACCCCGCCCTGGTGGCGGCGGCGGTTCTCTCCCACCGCTACATCACGGAAAGGCGCCTCCCCGACAAGGCCATTGACCTCATTGACGAGGCGGCGGCCAGGCTCCGCATGGCCTTGGAGAGCGCTCCCGAGGAGATAGACACCCTGGAGCGCAAGAAGCTCCAGCTGGAGATTGAGCGGGAAGCCCTGAAGAAGGAGAAGGACCCAGACTCCCTAGAGCGCCTCAAGGCCATTGAGGCCGAGATCGCCGAGCTCACCAAGGAGATTGAGAAGCTCAAGGCCGAGTGGGAAGCCGAGAGGGAGATCCTGAAGAAGCTCCGCGAGGCCCAGCACCGCCTGGACGAGGTGAGGCGGGAGATTGAGCTGGCCGAGCGCCACTACGCCCTGAACCGGGCCGCCGAGCTCCGCTACGGGGAGCTTCCCCGCCTCGAGGCCGAGGTGGAAGCCCTCTCCGAGAAGCTCAAGAACGCCCGCTTCGTCCGCCTGGAGGTCACCGAGGAGGACATCGCCGAGATCGTCTCCCGCTGGACGGGGATCCCCGTGGCCAAGCTCCTGGAAGGCGAGCGGGAGAAGCTCCTGAGGCTTGAGGAGGAGCTCCACAAGCGGGTGGTGGGCCAGGACGAGGCCATAAGGGCCGTGGCCGATGCCATCCGCCGCGCCCGGGCCGGCCTCAAGGACCCGAACCGCCCCATCGGGAGCTTCCTCTTCCTGGGCCCCACGGGCGTGGGCAAGACCGAGCTGGCCAAGACCCTGGCCGCCACCCTCTTTGACACCGAGGAGGCCATGGTCCGCATTGACATGACGGAGTACATGGAGAAGCACGCCGTCAGCCGCCTCATCGGGGCCCCTCCCGGCTACGTGGGCTACGAGGAAGGGGGCCAGCTCACCGAGGCCGTCCGCCGGCGGCCCTACACCGTCATCCTCTTTGACGAGATTGAGAAGGCCCATCCCGACGTCTTCAACATCCTCCTGCAGATCCTGGACGACGGCCGCCTCACCGACAGCCACGGGCGCACCGTGGACTTCCGCAACACCGTCATCATCCTGACCTCCAACCTGGGTAGCCCCCTCATCCTGGAGGGCATCCAGAAGGGTCTGCCCTACGAGCGGATCCGCGACGAGGTCTTCGGCGTCCTGCAGAAGCACTTCCGCCCCGAGTTCCTGAACCGGCTGGACGAGATCGTGGTCTTCCGGCCCCTCTCCCGGGAGCAGATCCGCCAGATCGTGGACATCCAGCTCGCCAACCTCCGGGCGAGGCTTTCGGAAAAGCGGATCACCCTGGAACTCAGCGAGGCCGCCAAGGACTTCCTGGCCCAAAGGGGCTACGACCCCGTCTTCGGCGCCAGGCCCCTGAAGCGGGTCATTCAGCGGGAGCTGGAAACCCCCCTGGCCAAGAAGATCCTGGCCGGGGAGATCAAGGAGGGGGACCGGGTCCTGGTGGACGTGGGCCTCGAGGGCCTCTCCTTCCGCGCCGCCGAGCGCATCTCGGCCTGAGGAGGCGCCATGGGCGTGGTGGAGATCCTGCAAAAGGCTTACCAGGATGAGCTTTTAGACGCCCTTCGGGCAGAGCGGGCGGCGGAAGGGGTGCCCTACCCCCACCTCAAGGCCCGCCTCCTGGAGGTGGCGAAAAGGGAGCGGGCCCACGCCGAGGCCCTGGCCGAGGCCCTCCACCGCCTGAAGGCGCCCCTCCCTCCCACCCCCAAGGCGGAGGAGGTGGGGTGGGAGGGGCTGGACCGGGCCTACTACCTGGAGAGCACCCTCCCCGACCCCGAGCTGGAGGCCCTCTTCACCCGGCTCGGCCAGGAGGAGAAGCTGAACCAGGAAGCCATCCGCCAGGTGGTGGCCCTTTTGGGAGGTGGGGTATGATCGGCAAGGAAGAGGTCCGGCGCATCAAGGAGTCCCTGAAGGACCTGAAGACCCCGGCTTTATCCCTCTATCTGGACATCAACCCCGCCAAGCCCGACAACGCCGGCAGGGCCTACGCCCTCAGGGCCAAGGACGCCATGAAGGCCCTCGCCGTGCCCGAGGCCCTGGCGGAAAAGGTCCTGGAGCTTTTGCAGCACGAGGTCATCCAGGCCAAGACCCTGGCCCTCTTCGCCGATCAGGAGCGCCTGGAGCTTTTCCCCTTGCAGGTGGAGCTCCCCCTGGTGAGGGCGGTGAAGACGGCCTTTGTGGACGAGAAGACGAGCCGCCTCCTCACCGACGGGGCCCTGGCCCACTACGGGGAGCCCTTCCTCCTTCCCCTGGTCTACGCCCTGGACGAGTACGAGCGCTACGGCGTGGTCTACGTGGACCAGGAGCGCTGGCGGGTCTTTGAGGTCTTCCTGGGCGAGATCGCCGAGGTCAAGGATGCCTTCCTGGCCCTGGACACCGAGGCCTGGCGCCGCCTCTCCCTGGACGCCCCAGGCCGCCGCTTCAACCTGGGCGGCATCGCCCGGGGCGGGGCGGGGCAGGACCTCTTCGCCAAGCGCCTGGCCGCCTGGGAGGAGCGCTTCTACAAGGCCCTGGCCCACGAGCTGGTAAGGCACGTGGAGGAGAGGGGCTTCACCCGCCTCCTCCTCATGGGCCCTGAGGAGCACACCAAGCTCTTCCTGGGCTACCTGCCCAAGCGCCTTAAGGAGAAAGTGGTGGCGGAGCTTCCCTCCCTGCCCCACCCCGGCGCAAGCCCAGGCGAAGTCCTGAAGCGCCTTGAGCCCGTCTTGGAGGAGGTGGAGCGCCAAGCGGAGGTGAGGCTTCTGGAGGAACTGGAGGAGGCCTACCCCAAGGCGGCCTTCGGCCCCGAGGTCCTGGCCCGGGTCCAGGAAGGCCGGGTGGAGCTTTGGGTCCTGCCTTGGCACCTGGAAAAGGAGCTCTACGCCTGCGACGGCCTCTATCTGGCCGAGGAGGCCCAGGCCCTGGCCTACTGCCAGAACCCCGAGAAAAAGCCCCTGGCCGTGGTCCTTCCCGAGCTCGCCGCCGGGTACGCGGCCAAGCTAGAGTTCGTGCGCGGCGAGGCGGAAAGAAGGCTTCTTGAGCGCGGTGGCATGGCCGCGCTCTTGAGGTGGTGAAAGGAGGTAGCAAGATGATCCGGTTTGATCCTTTCAGGGAGCTGGAGGAGTTGCAGGAGAGGCTGGTCCGGACGCTGGGCGCGCCCCAGCAGGGGCCCAGGGTGTACGCCCCCCTGGTGGACGTGATGGAGGACGGCGAGGGGCTTCACCTCCTCGTCTACCTCCCCGGGGTGGATCCCGAGAAGGTGGAGGTCGTGGCCGAGGAAGGGGTCCTCTCGGTGAAGGCCGAAAGGCCCTTTGAGAAGAAGGAGGGCGTGGCCTACCACCGCCTCGAGGGCCCCTACGGCACCTTCGCCCGGAGCTTCAACATCCCGGCCACCTACGACCTCTCCCGGGTGCAGGCCCGCTTCCGCCACGGGGTGCTCCACCTTCTGGTCCCCAGGGCCGAGGAGACCAAGCCCAAGAAGATCCAGGTGCAGGTGGAGTAAAGGAGGTGCCTTATGCGGAGGACGGTGCGCTACATCCTGGCCACGTCTAACCCCATGGGGGACCTGGAGGCTTTGGAGAAGTTCGTCAAGGTGGCCCCGGACACCGGGGCGGACGCCGTGGTGGTCATCGGCAACCTGATGCCCAAGACCGCCAAGAGCCGGGACTACGCCGCTTTCTTCCACATCCTCTCCGAAACCCACCTCCCCACCGCCTACATCCCCGGGCCGGAGGACGCCCCCATTTGGGAATACCTGCGGGAGGCCGCCAACACCGAACTGGTCCGCCCCGAGATGCGGAACGTCCACGAAACCTTTACCTTCTGGAAGGGGCCCTACCTGGTGGCCGGCGCGGGCGGGGAGATCCTGGACGACGGCGAGCCCGAGGAGAAGGAGGCCCTCCGCTACCCCGCCTGGGTGGCCGAGTACCACCTGAAAACCCTGTGGGAGCTCAAGGATTACCCCAAGATCTTCCTCTTCTACACCCGGCCCTTCCACAAGGGCCTGGGAGAGGGCGGCTCCCACGAGGTGGCCCACCTCATCAAGACCCATAACCCCCTGGTGGCCCTCGTGGCGGGCCGGGGCCAGAAGCACGAGATGCTGGGGGCGAGCTGGGTGGTGGTCCCCGGGGACCTCTCCGAGGGGGAGTACAGCCTTCTGGACCTCCGGTCCAGGAAGCTGGAGACGGGGAACGTCCGCTAAGGAAAGGCCCCGCCTTTAGGCGGGGCCTTATACCCCATGCTGGCCCAAGCCAGCATGGGGGCCCCGGCAAAAGGTTCCTGGGGAAGTTACCAGGCATGGTGAGGAAACAAGGGTATTCCTTATGAGCACCGTCACCTGCACCAACTGCGGCGCCAAAAACCGCCTCCGCACCCCTCCTCCCGGCCAGGTGCCCGTCTGCGGGGCCTGCAAGAGCCCCCTTCCCTGGATCGTGGAGGCGGGCGAAGGGAGCTTCGCCGCCGAGGTGGCGGGGGCTCCCCTGGTCCTGGTGGACTTCTGGGCAGAGTGGTGCGGCCCCTGCCGCCTGGTGGCCCCGGTTCTGGAGGAGCTGGCCCGGGAGCACGCCGGAAAGCTGAAGGTGGTCAAGGTCAACACCGACCAAAACCCCAGGCTGGCCGCCCAGTACCGGGTGATGTCCATCCCCACCCTGATGCTCTTCCAGAGGGGAAACCCCGTGGCCACCTGGGTGGGCTTCCTGCCCAAGCGGGTTCTAGAGGAAAGGCTCAAGCCCTACCTGGGCTGAGGGAGGGAAGCCATGCTGGAAAAGATCTGGCCCTTTGGCCGTTCCCGCTTCCGCAAAGCGGTGGAGGAGGCTTTGGAAAAGGCCTTCCAGGAGACCGGCGAGGTTCTGGAGCCCCTCTCCGAGCTGTCCGAGTACGAGGACCACTACCTCCTGCGGGTGGAGGTGCCGGGCCTGGGCCCGGAGAACCTGGAGGTGCGCCTCGAGGGGGACCAGCTGGTCATAGAGGGGGAGAAGCGGGAGGAAAAGCGCGCCAAGCACCTAGCGGAGATCGTCTACGGCCGCATCTACCGGGCCTACCTCCTGCCCAAGGACGCCAAGAAGGAGGGCCTGGAAGCCCGCCTCAAAAGGGGCGTGCTGGAGATCAAGATCCCCCGGGAAAAGCGTCCTCAGGAGCCCCCCCTCAGGATCCCGGTAGAGGAGGCCTAAGTGCCCCGCCGTGGCAAGAGCCACGGCGGGGGCCCCAGAAAAGCTCTTCCACAGCCCAGACTTGGGCACCTCATGTTGCGAAACCAAAGTGCAGGCACTTAGGCCCCCGGCCTCTTTGTGGGCGCCCTAATAGCAAAAGACTTGACACAGACAGACTTAAAACCTAAACTTGCCTTCGGGGTGGTGTTATGTTGATGAAAATCGCCGAGTTTGAGAAGCTCTTCCGCCTGGCCGCCGGTCTTGACGTGGACAAGGACGATTTAAAGCGCCTTTCCGACTTCCTCCGCAACAAGATTCACGACCTCTTGGTGGTGGCGGAAAGGAACGCCAAGTACAACGGCCGGGACATCATCTTTGAGCCCGACCTGCCCATCACCAAGGGCCTCCAGGAGACCATCCGGGAGTTCCGCCAGATGGACGTGGCCCTGGAGCTGAAGCCCGTGCTGGACGCCCTGGCCGCCTTGCCCCCTCTGGACCTCACCGTTTCCGAGGACGTGGAAAGGCTCCTGCCCGAGATCGCCGGGGCCTTGGTGGTGGCCTACGCCCGGGTCCTCAAGGAGCTGGACCCCGCCCTCAAGAACCCTCAGACCCAGCACCACGAGCGGGCGGAGCGGGTCTTCAACCTCCTCCTTTAGGATGGCCCAGGACCTCCTCCTCAGCCTTTACCGGAGGGCCACCCAGTTGGTCTTCAACCTGGTGGTGGTGGCCCTCCTCATCGGGCTCTTCGTGGGCGTGGTCCGGACCTTCTTGGAGCTGGGCCTCACCGTCACCGAGCCCACGGTGCGGCTGGGGTTAAAGGACCTGGTCACCAACGTCCTCAGCTTGGTGATCGTCCTGGAGCTGGTCCGGGTCTTCGTGGAGTACTTTGAGTTTGAAAGGGTGCGCCTCGAGGTCCTGCTGGAGATCGCCGTGGCCCTCACCCTGCGGGAGCTTCTCCTGAACCTCTTCGCCGAGAAGCTTTCGGGCCTGGACCTCTTCCTCTGGACCCTGGGCATCCTGGCCCTGGTGGCGGGGCGCACCCTGGCGGTGCGGTTTTCCCCTAGGAGGTCGGCATGAAGGTGGAAGAGGTGGCCCTGCCTGGCGTGGGGCGGAAGTTCACCATCACGGTGGCAAGCGGGGACCGGCTGGTCATCGTGGTGCACAGCTCGGGCAAGCGGGAGCTTCAGTACTTTGAGGCGGGAGAGGACGATGAGCCGAGGGCGGCTTTGGACCTCACCGACGAGGAGGCCCGGGAGGTGGGGGCCATTCTGGCCGGGGTCCTCTTCCACCCCGAGGCGGTGGGGGACACCCAGAGCAAGCTGGGCCAGAAGGTCATTGAGTGGATCAAGGTCCTGCCGGGCTCCCGGCTCGCGGGCAAGCGGGTGGGCGAGATCCCCCTGCCCCCCGGGGCCCACCTCCTGGCCGTGGACCGGCCCGGGGCGCCCCTGGTGCCGAACCCGGGGCCGGAGGTGGTCCTGGAGGTGGGGGACACCCTGGTGGTGGCGGGCACCCGGGAGGCGGTGGAAGCCCTGAAGAGGAGCCTCTGATGCACCCTTCCCTGGAGGCCTTCGCTCTGGCGGCGGGGCTTTTGGCCCTGGGGGCGGCCTTGGTGCACCGCTTCGGCTTCCCGCCCCTTCCTGTCTACCTCCTCACGGGCCTCCTCATGGGCCACCGTCTCCCCGTGGAGGAGCTGGAACCCCTCCCCTCCTTGGGGCTTCTCCTCCTCCTCTTCTCCGTGGGCCTGGAGTTCGGCCCCGACCGGCTGAAGGAGCTTTCCGGCCGGGCCACCCGGGCTGGCCTCTACGATGCCCTGGCCCTCCCTCTGGGCTTTCTCCTGGGCCTTCTTGCCGGGCTGGACGCCCGGGGGGCCGCGCTCCTCGCCGGCATCATCTACATAAGCTCCAGCGCCGTCATCGTCAAGCTGATCATTGACCTGCGCCGGGCCGCTAACCCGGAAAGCGAGGTGGTCCTGGGGGTCTTGGTGCTGGAGGACCTGGTCATCGCCCTTCTTCTCGCCCTTCTGGGCGGGCATGGGCCGGGAGGGGTTCTGGCCGGGGTGCTTCTGGCCCTGGCCTACCTGGCCTTCGCCCGCCTCCTGGGACCCCACTTGGTGCGCCTCATGGAGAGCTTCTCCGATGAGCTGGTCCTCCTCCTGGGTGCCGCCTTCACCACCGGCACCGCCCTCCTCTTTCACGCCCTGGGGGCCTCGGAAGGCGTGGGGGCCTTCCTCTCCGGGATGATCGCCGCCTCCTTGGGCCTCAGGGAGAGGCTGGAGCACCTCTTCGGGCCGGTGCGGGACCTGGGGGTGGCCCTCTTCTTCCTGGTGGTGGGGGCCGAGGCCACGGGCCTCCTGCGGGGCCTCACCCCCGTGGGCGCGGGCCTGGCCCTTTTGGGGCTTCTCCTCAAGCTCCCCCTCAACCACCTGGGCGGGGCCAGGGCGGGCCTGGGCCGGAAGCGGCGGCTTTACGCCGCCCTTTACCTGGTCCCCCGGGGGGAGTTCAACCTGGTCCTGGGTAGCCTGGCCTTGGCCCAGGGCTACCCGCTGGTGGCCCAGGTGGCGGTGCTCATGGTCCTCCTCTCCGTCCCTCTTGGGGCCCTCCTGATCCGCTTCGCCCCCGAGATCGGGCAGGCCCTTTTCCCCAAGGAGAAGAAGCGCCCGGTCTCGGCCAGGCCTGGCTGAGGCCCGCCTTGGCATCTTATCTACCCTTGAAGTAAGCTGACCCTCGGAGGCACCTATGGACATCTTTTTCCAGCTCTTCTGGCTCTTTTTCATCCTTT encodes:
- a CDS encoding transposase — its product is AEVPEIPRERGFKPLPKRWVVERTFAWLGRNRRLAKDYEENPLVSEAWVYLGMLRLLVKRLARAA
- the clpB gene encoding ATP-dependent chaperone ClpB, whose product is MNLERWTQAAREALAQAQVLARKLQHQAIDTPHLWAVLLKDPGGLPWRLLEKAGADPKALKELMERELSRLPKVEGAEGGQYLTTRLSGAFNRAEALMEELKDRFVALDTLVLALAEATPGLPGLEPLKRALLELRGGKTVQTEHAESTYNALEQYGIDLTALAAQGKLDPVIGRDEEIRRTIQILLRRTKNNPVLIGEPGVGKTAIVEGLAQRIVKGDVPEGLKGKRIISLQMGSLLAGAKYRGEFEERLKAVIQEVVASQGEIILFIDEIHTVVGAGKAEGAVDAGNMLKPALARGELRLIGATTLDEYREIEKDPALERRFQPVYVEEPSVEDTISILRGIKEKYEVHHGVRISDPALVAAAVLSHRYITERRLPDKAIDLIDEAAARLRMALESAPEEIDTLERKKLQLEIEREALKKEKDPDSLERLKAIEAEIAELTKEIEKLKAEWEAEREILKKLREAQHRLDEVRREIELAERHYALNRAAELRYGELPRLEAEVEALSEKLKNARFVRLEVTEEDIAEIVSRWTGIPVAKLLEGEREKLLRLEEELHKRVVGQDEAIRAVADAIRRARAGLKDPNRPIGSFLFLGPTGVGKTELAKTLAATLFDTEEAMVRIDMTEYMEKHAVSRLIGAPPGYVGYEEGGQLTEAVRRRPYTVILFDEIEKAHPDVFNILLQILDDGRLTDSHGRTVDFRNTVIILTSNLGSPLILEGIQKGLPYERIRDEVFGVLQKHFRPEFLNRLDEIVVFRPLSREQIRQIVDIQLANLRARLSEKRITLELSEAAKDFLAQRGYDPVFGARPLKRVIQRELETPLAKKILAGEIKEGDRVLVDVGLEGLSFRAAERISA
- a CDS encoding ferritin family protein, coding for MGVVEILQKAYQDELLDALRAERAAEGVPYPHLKARLLEVAKRERAHAEALAEALHRLKAPLPPTPKAEEVGWEGLDRAYYLESTLPDPELEALFTRLGQEEKLNQEAIRQVVALLGGGV
- a CDS encoding VLRF1 family aeRF1-type release factor, whose amino-acid sequence is MIGKEEVRRIKESLKDLKTPALSLYLDINPAKPDNAGRAYALRAKDAMKALAVPEALAEKVLELLQHEVIQAKTLALFADQERLELFPLQVELPLVRAVKTAFVDEKTSRLLTDGALAHYGEPFLLPLVYALDEYERYGVVYVDQERWRVFEVFLGEIAEVKDAFLALDTEAWRRLSLDAPGRRFNLGGIARGGAGQDLFAKRLAAWEERFYKALAHELVRHVEERGFTRLLLMGPEEHTKLFLGYLPKRLKEKVVAELPSLPHPGASPGEVLKRLEPVLEEVERQAEVRLLEELEEAYPKAAFGPEVLARVQEGRVELWVLPWHLEKELYACDGLYLAEEAQALAYCQNPEKKPLAVVLPELAAGYAAKLEFVRGEAERRLLERGGMAALLRW
- a CDS encoding Hsp20/alpha crystallin family protein yields the protein MIRFDPFRELEELQERLVRTLGAPQQGPRVYAPLVDVMEDGEGLHLLVYLPGVDPEKVEVVAEEGVLSVKAERPFEKKEGVAYHRLEGPYGTFARSFNIPATYDLSRVQARFRHGVLHLLVPRAEETKPKKIQVQVE
- the trxA gene encoding thioredoxin, which gives rise to MSTVTCTNCGAKNRLRTPPPGQVPVCGACKSPLPWIVEAGEGSFAAEVAGAPLVLVDFWAEWCGPCRLVAPVLEELAREHAGKLKVVKVNTDQNPRLAAQYRVMSIPTLMLFQRGNPVATWVGFLPKRVLEERLKPYLG
- a CDS encoding Hsp20/alpha crystallin family protein, which produces MLEKIWPFGRSRFRKAVEEALEKAFQETGEVLEPLSELSEYEDHYLLRVEVPGLGPENLEVRLEGDQLVIEGEKREEKRAKHLAEIVYGRIYRAYLLPKDAKKEGLEARLKRGVLEIKIPREKRPQEPPLRIPVEEA
- a CDS encoding DUF1931 family protein; amino-acid sequence: MLMKIAEFEKLFRLAAGLDVDKDDLKRLSDFLRNKIHDLLVVAERNAKYNGRDIIFEPDLPITKGLQETIREFRQMDVALELKPVLDALAALPPLDLTVSEDVERLLPEIAGALVVAYARVLKELDPALKNPQTQHHERAERVFNLLL
- a CDS encoding phosphate-starvation-inducible PsiE family protein, with translation MAQDLLLSLYRRATQLVFNLVVVALLIGLFVGVVRTFLELGLTVTEPTVRLGLKDLVTNVLSLVIVLELVRVFVEYFEFERVRLEVLLEIAVALTLRELLLNLFAEKLSGLDLFLWTLGILALVAGRTLAVRFSPRRSA
- a CDS encoding cation:proton antiporter regulatory subunit, which translates into the protein MKVEEVALPGVGRKFTITVASGDRLVIVVHSSGKRELQYFEAGEDDEPRAALDLTDEEAREVGAILAGVLFHPEAVGDTQSKLGQKVIEWIKVLPGSRLAGKRVGEIPLPPGAHLLAVDRPGAPLVPNPGPEVVLEVGDTLVVAGTREAVEALKRSL
- a CDS encoding cation:proton antiporter — translated: MHPSLEAFALAAGLLALGAALVHRFGFPPLPVYLLTGLLMGHRLPVEELEPLPSLGLLLLLFSVGLEFGPDRLKELSGRATRAGLYDALALPLGFLLGLLAGLDARGAALLAGIIYISSSAVIVKLIIDLRRAANPESEVVLGVLVLEDLVIALLLALLGGHGPGGVLAGVLLALAYLAFARLLGPHLVRLMESFSDELVLLLGAAFTTGTALLFHALGASEGVGAFLSGMIAASLGLRERLEHLFGPVRDLGVALFFLVVGAEATGLLRGLTPVGAGLALLGLLLKLPLNHLGGARAGLGRKRRLYAALYLVPRGEFNLVLGSLALAQGYPLVAQVAVLMVLLSVPLGALLIRFAPEIGQALFPKEKKRPVSARPG